The Treponema sp. Marseille-Q3903 genomic interval GGAGCTCAAACTGAACGAAGCCACGAAAACTTTGATATTGGTGTTGGAATTGAAACAATGCCGCGCGAAATAACTAGAGCTTTCGGTTACTTAAAAAAAGCTGCGGCAATGGCTAACAATTCCCTAAAACCAGAGAAAATGACTGACGAAAAACTCAAGGTAATTTCTCAGGCATGTGAAGAAGTTATAAATGGTTCATTAAACGAACACTTCCCTCTCGTAGTCTGGCAAACAGGTTCCGGCACTCAGAGCAATATGAATGCAAACGAAGTCATCGCTAACAGGGCTAATGAAATAGCAGGAAAAAAGCTTTGCCATCCAAACGATGATATCAACATGAGTCAGTCTTCAAACGACACTTTCCCGACAGCGCTTCATATCTCTGCTGTATTTGTGATTGAAGATAAACTTATTCCGGCAATCGATACTCTTGTTTCAACTTTCAAAAAACTTGAAAAAGAAAACGAAGGAATTGTAAAATCAGGACGCACACACCTTCAGGACGCTGTTCCTATCGCTTTTGAACAGGAAATAAGCGGCTGGAGAACTTCTTTGGAACGCGATAAAGAAATGCTTTTATCTTCACTCCCTTACTTAAAGCAGCTCGCACTCGGAGGAACTGCAGTTGGAACAGGATTAAACGCTCCAAAAGGGTTTGATAAAAAAGTTGCGGAATGCGTTTCAAAACTCACCGGAAAAGATTTTATTACAGCTCCTAACAAGTTCCACGCACTGACATCTAAAGATGAACTTGTATTTGCTCACGGTGCAATTAAAGCACTTGCAGCCGATATGATGAAGATCGCAAACGATGTTCGCTGGCTTGCTTCGGGTCCTCGTGATGGACTTGGCGAGATTTTTATTCCGGAAAACGAACCCGGCTCTTCAATCATGCCTGGAAAAGTAAATCCTACACAGTGTGAAGCAGTTACAATGGTTGCCGTTCAGGTTATGGGCAACGATGCTGCTGTCGGTTTTGCTGCATCTCAAGGTAACTTTGAATTAAATGTCTTTATGCCGGTGATCGCTTACAATTTTATTCAATCTGCACGTTTGCTTGCAGAATCTATGGTTTCATTCAATAAAAATTGTGCAGTTGGTATAAAAGCGAACAAAGAAAAAATGCATCACAACCTTTACAACTCGCTTATGCTTGTCACAGCGTTGAATCCATATATAGGATATGAAAACGCAGCAAAGACAGCGCATAAAGCATTTGATGAAAACATAAGTCTAAAAGAGGCGTGCGTAGGACTCGGTTTTCTCACAGCAGAAAAATTTGACGAAGTATTTAAACCGGAGAGTATGGCTTTTCCCCAAAGTAAATAACTAGGTTTCATATAAAAAGGAGCAAGTATGATATATTCTTATTTCCCAGGATGTACGCTTAAAAACAAGGCTCAGGATCTTGATTTTTATGCACGTAAATCTGCGGAAGCATTAGGATTCACACTTGAAGAAATTCCCGACTGGCAATGCTGTGGTGGTGAATACCCTATGGCAACAGATGAAATTGCAACAAAACTTTCATCTGTTCGTGCTCTTGCAGATGCACAGAAAAAAGGTCATGAATTAGTAACTCTTTGTTCCGCATGTTACAATGTCATTAAACAGGTAAATAACGATGTTGCGACTGACGAAACAATCGACTTCAAGGTGAACAATTATCTCAAACAAGATGAGATTGAGTACCACGGAGAAACTAAAGTTCTTCATTATCTTGAAATTCTCCGCGATGTTGTTGGCTGGGACAACGTTAAAAAAGCTGTAAAAAATCCATTTACCGGTAAAAAAATCGGTGCGTATTACGGCTGCCTTTTACTGCGTCCTGCAAAAGTTCTTCAGCTTGACGATCCTGAAGATCCAAAACTCCTTGAAGACTTTATCAAAGCAATCGGTGGTACTCCTGTTATCTATGCACAGAGAAATGAATGTTGTGGTGCGTACACAATGTTCGAAGATAAATCTATCCCACAAAAACGCGTTAAGACTATTTTGAATAATGCTGAAGACATGGGTGCAGACTTCCTTGCTACAAGCTGCCCTCTCTGCCGCTATAATCTCCTAAAAAATAAAGGTGAATCAAAACTTGACGTAATTTATTTTACAGAATTGCTTGCGCAAGCCCTCGGATTAAAGGAGGCAAAATAAATTATGGAAAACAAAGAATACTTAAAGGAAACCGTACTCATAAAAAGCGGTGTTAATCCTAAAAAGTGCATGGTTTGTGGAAAATGTTCAGCGACATGCCCAAATTATGACGCTATGGAATACCATCCGCATCAGTTTGTGCAGATGGTTGAAAACGGTGACCTTGAAAAACTCATGCAATCAAAATCTATATATGCATGTTTGAGTTGTTTTGCCTGCCTTGAACGATGCCCTCGTCAAGTTGAACCTGCAAAATTGATCGATGCAGTACGTCAAGTTGTCGAAGGACAGCGAGGTCATCACCATTTAGATCCAAGTCAGGTGCCGGAATTTTTGGATGATGATATGCCGCAACAGGCTATTGTCAGTGCCTTCAGAAAATACAAGAAATAGGTTTAAAAAATGGAAAGAATTGGTGTTTTTGTATGTCACTGTGGCACTAACATTGCAGGAACAGTTGACGTAGCTAAAGTCGCAGAAGAACTAGGTAAAGTGCCAGGAGTTGCTTATTCAACACACTACACTTACATGTGTTCATCTGCCGGTCAGCAAATGATTGAAGACCACATAAAAGATGATAAATTAACAGGAGTTGTCCTTTGTTCATGTTCTCCACGCATGCACGAGAAAACATTCCGTTCGTGTGCTGAAAGAGCAGGTCTCAATCCTTATAAAGTTGAAGTTGCAAATATCCGTGAGCAGACATCGTGGGTTATGAAAGATATTGAAAAAGCGACAGAAAAAGCTATTGCCCTTGGTAAAGCGGCTGTCGCAAAAGCGATCCTTGATACTCCACTAACCCCTGGTGAAACTCCGATGACAAAACGTGCGTTGGTAATAGGCGGTGGAATCGCAGGTATTACAGCAGCTCTCGATATTGCAGATGCAGGATTCCCAGTTGATATCGTAGAAAAAGACTACACTGTTGGTGGAAAGATGGCTAAACTCGATAAAACTTTCCCAACTCTCGACTGTGCGTCTTGTATTGTCACTCCAAAGATGACGGAAGTCAGCCAGAATTCGAACATACGCATCCTTTCTTATTCGGAAGTATGCAGAGTCAGCGGTTATATTGGAAACTTCGAAATTGATATAAAACGTCATCCTCGTTATGTCGATGAAGTAAAATGTACAGGTTGCGGTGCTTGTGTTGAAAAATGTCCGAACAAGAAAGTTCCGAACGCTTTCAATTTGAACTTGAACAACAGAAAGGCAATCGATATTCCTTTTGCGCAGGCTGTTCCAAAGATTGCAAATATTTCTCCATTGCATTGCCTTCACATGAAAGGGCTTCAAAACGGTAAAGACAATGTTTGCGGATTCTGTGAAAAAGTTTGTGCTGCCGGTGCAATCGACTTCCATCAAAAAGAAAAAATTATTACAGAAAAATATGGTGCAATTGTCGTAGCTACAGGCTACAACCCGATAGAACTCGAAAAATTTGACGAATACGCTTATAACCAGAGCCCTGATGTCGTGTCTTCTCTTGAATTTGAACGACTGTGCAACGCTTCAGGTCCTACAAACGGTCATCTTCTCCGTCCATCAGATGGAAAAGAACCAAAGACAATCGTATTCGTTCAGTGTGTTGGTTCTCGATGTTCTGCAGATTCAACAAAAGGTCATGAATATTGTTCTAAGATTTGTTGTATGTATACTGCAAAGCACGCAATCCTAACACGCGACCATTATCCTGACACAGAATGTTATGTATTTTACATAGATGTACGAACGCCCGGTAAACTATTTGATGAATTCTACCGCCGTGCCGTTGAGCAATACGGTGTACATTACATAAAAGGTCAGGTAGGAAAAGTTACTCCTCAAGCTGATGGAAGCCTCGATGTTCAGGGTTCAGACTTGATTTTGAACAAACAGCTCCACATCAAAGCTGACATGGTTGTGCTTGCGGCATCTATTGAACCTGATAAATCTGCTCGTCCACTTGCAACAATGCTTACAACTTCAATGGATAACAACGACTTTTTCCTCGAAGCTCATGCAAAACTTCGTCCTGTTGAATCTCCAACTGCCGGTATTTTCCTTGCAGGTTGCTGTCAAGGACCAAAAGATATTCCTGAAACAGTTGCGCAGTCATCAGGTGCTGCAGCAAAGGCTATCTGTCTGCTTGTAAAAGATAAACTAAAAGGTGACCCTTGTACTGCAAATCCAAATGAAAATATGTGTAATGGTTGTGAACAGTGTGCAAATGTTTGCCCTTACGGAGCTATCACTTATGTTGATAAGGACTTCCGTGGTCCAAACAGAACAACAATCACACGTCACGTTTCTCAGGTAAACAGTGCAATGTGTCACGGTTGTGGTGCTTGTACAGTTACTTGTCCTTCAGGTGCTATGGATCTCAGAGGATTCAGCAATAAACAGATTTTGGCGGAGGTTGATTCCGTATTATAACTTCATGCCGATACGCTGATAAACGCAGAGCTTTGTTGCTGCGAGAATCAGTAAGATGTGCGTAGTTATAACTTATGGAAGAATAAGATTATGAGTGAAAATAAATCATGGACACCTAAAATTGTAGCTTTCTGCTGTAACTGGTGTTCTTATGCAGGTGCCGATTTGGCTGGTAACAACCGTCTCGAATATCCTGGAAACGTAAAAATTATCCGCATTCCTTGCTCATGCCGCTTGAATCCTTTATTTATTTTGAGGGCATTTCAGCGAGGAGCTGACGGTGTTATTTTGTGTGGATGTCACCCCGGAGATTGTCACTACTCTACCGGGAACTATTTTGCACGCCGTCGCATGACACTTCTTTTCTCTATGCTCGACTTTCTCGGCGTAGAAAAAGGCCGAACTCGTGTTGAATGGTGTTCCGCTGCCGAAGGTGTTCGCTTTGCGGGAATAATGAACGACTTTGTAAAGCAAATCACTGAACTTGGTGAAAATAAGAAACTGGAGGATGTAAGATGCAAGACAAATTAATCGCTCGTGCTAAAGAACTTCTTGCCTCTGGAAAAGTTCATAAAGTTGTAGGCTGGAAAAAAGGTCTTTTTGATGATGATATCACACCTGCTGTTTTCAACAGTGCGGAAGAATTAGATAAAGATTTTGTCTTTAATAAATATTGTAAAGCAAATCTTTCAAAATATCTGGTAAAAATTACACAGGAAATTGAAATTGCGAAGAGCACAACAAGGATGAATAATTCAATGGCTAAACAGCGTGATCCGAATGCTGAAGACAAGCCTATTCCTCAGGCTGTCGCTCTTGTATTTCTCAAACCAAGCGATACTTATTCTTTTACTCAGCTTTTGAAAGAAAAGCGCATCACACGCGAAGACGTCTATGCAATCGGAGTTCCTTGTCAGGACACACTTGACGGTCAAGATGTCTGCAAGTCTTGCAAAGGGAAAAAACATGTCTCTTGCGATGAATTGATTGGCGTTGATGAAGCAAAAGAAGCAGAACTTGAACCAAATACAGAGCGCATGGAAGAAGTTGCAAAGTTTGAAGCAATGACAACTGAAGAACGCTATGAGTTTTGGAGAGACGAATTCAGCAGATGTATTCGATGCAATGCATGCCGCAACGTTTGTCCAGCATGTACTTGCGAAAAGTGCGTATTCGACAACAACGACCTCTACACTTCACAAAAAGTTGCTCAGACTAGTTTTGAAGAAGATTTGTTCCACATAATTCGTGCATGGCATGTTGCCGGACGATGTACGGACTGTGGAGAATGTTCCCGTGTTTGCCCTCAAAATATTCCGTTGTATCTTTTGAACAGAAAATTTATAAAAGATATCAATGAAATCTATGGGGAGTATCAGGCTGGCGCTGATATGGAATCAAAACCGGCTATGCTCCACTATGAAACAACTGACCCTGAAACAACAATTGTCTACGACAGATCAAAAGATGGAGGTGAAGAATAATGCTATCTATTTCAAGCGATAAAATTGATTCATTATTTGAGCTTATCGGTTCAAAACAGCCTTTATATTTGCCTGTAGACAATAAAACAGGTAAAGCCGATTTCAAAAAGTGGGAAAAAGGCGTAAAACTCTCAAATAATTTAAAAACAGTTCGTTCCGCTAAAGATTTTTTCTTTCCTAAAGCAGAAAGAATTGTTGATTATAAAGTTGACGGCAAAAACGTCACTGTAGAAGATCCGAGAAAAGACATAGAAGACTTTGTTGTGTTCGGTGTTCGCTCTTGTGATGCAGTCGGTTTTTCTGTTATCGACAACGTATACCTCAATATGGCACCTGTAGATTCTTACTATAAGAATCGCCGTGAACACGGAACAGTTATCGTCCTCGCTTGCAATGAGCCGGAGAAAACTTGTTTTTGTTCTACGTATGGAATTGACGCAGCATTGGAATCAGATAAAAACGGCTCTTCTGGAGATGTAAGTGCATGGCTTTCAGATGGAAAATACTTTTTTAAGGCGAATACCGAAAAAGGTAAAAAATTTGTGGAAGCAGCTAAAACTCTTCTCACAGAGTCTGATGAAAAAGCTGTTGATGCAGTAAAAAAAGAAATCAAAGCAAAAATCGAAAAACTTCCATTCGCGCATCTCGATATCTCAAAATTCGGAAAAGTTTCACCTGCCCAGATGAATACTATTTTCAACTCAAAGATTTGGGAAAAAGTTGCAGAGCCGTGCGTAGGATGCGGGTCTTGTACGTATGTATGCCCAACATGTATGTGTTTTGATGTTCGGGACTTTGATACGGGTAACGGAATCAGACAAGTACGATGCTGGGATTCATGTATGTATTCTGATTTTACACAGATGGCTGGAGCTAACCCTCGTGTTTCTCAAAAGGAAAGGAGCCGTCAGCGTTTTATGCACAAACTCGTTTACTATCCGATGGCTCACGAAGGCTTGTTCCAATGCGTAGGATGTGGACGTTGTCTTGAAAGCTGCCCTGTCAACATGAACATTGTGAAAGTAATCAAAGCCGTTCAGGAAACAGATGATATTGGAGGTGATAAATAATTATGGAAGATAAAGAATCATTTATCCCTTACGTAGGAAAAATAATTGATATCAAGCAGGAAACTCCCGATGTAAAAACATTCAGCGTAGTTGGGCTCGATGGAAAGAAACTGTTCGACCACATCCCTGGTCAGTGTGCAATGCTGATAGTTCCAGGAGTTGGAGAATCGATGATATCTATTACATCATCTCCTACTCTGGAAACTCACATGGAATTCTCCATTAAAAAATGCGGTTGTGTAACAGACTGGCTCCATGCTGCCGAAATCGGGCAACAAATTTGTGTTCGAGGTCCAATCGGAAACGGATTCCCAGTTGATACAAAATTAAAAGGAAAAGATATTCTTGTAATTGCCGGCGGTATCGGGATTGCTCCTGTTCACTCAGTAGTAAACTACATGATGGATCATCGCTCCGATTATGGAAAAATTCAGGTAATCTATGGTTCTCGTTCAATGGCAGACTTAGTTCGCCTTGAAGAAATGCAAAACGTGTGGATGAAACAGCCAAACTGCTCAATTGACCTTACAATTGACCGTGCAGAAGAAGGATGGAAAGGTCACGTAGGTTTTGTTCCTCCTTTTGTAACGGAATGTAACCCTGACCCAAGCATGACAGTAATCATGTGTGGACCTCCAATTCTCATCCACCTTTCTCTTGATGCTTTGAAAAAACTTGGTTTTAAAGATCAACAGGTTTTTACAACAATGGAGATGAGAATGAAATGTGGTATTGGTAAATGTGGACGCTGCAATATCGGTGATAAATTCGTTTGTAAAGACGGCCCTGTATTCAGCTTTGACCAGTTAGGTGAATTACCGCCTGAGTATTAATTTATTTCACGCGGATTTTACAATGACAATCCAAGTGGAAATCTTAAGGAGCATTAGATGTCTGAAAAAAAAGAAATGGCTACAATCTATATTTTTGGGAAAAAATATGATGTACCTGCTGAATTAACAATTATGAACGCCATGGAGTATGCTGGATATCAGCTTAAACGTGGCTGTGGATGTAGAAACGGTTTTTGCGGTGCTTGTGCTACAATTTATCGTATTAAGGGAGAAAACCAATTACAGACTTGCCTTGCATGTTCTAAGAAAGTTGAAAACGATATGTATATTGCTACACTTCCTTTCTTTC includes:
- a CDS encoding FAD/NAD(P)-binding protein, which produces MEDKESFIPYVGKIIDIKQETPDVKTFSVVGLDGKKLFDHIPGQCAMLIVPGVGESMISITSSPTLETHMEFSIKKCGCVTDWLHAAEIGQQICVRGPIGNGFPVDTKLKGKDILVIAGGIGIAPVHSVVNYMMDHRSDYGKIQVIYGSRSMADLVRLEEMQNVWMKQPNCSIDLTIDRAEEGWKGHVGFVPPFVTECNPDPSMTVIMCGPPILIHLSLDALKKLGFKDQQVFTTMEMRMKCGIGKCGRCNIGDKFVCKDGPVFSFDQLGELPPEY
- a CDS encoding 4Fe-4S dicluster domain-containing protein: MLSISSDKIDSLFELIGSKQPLYLPVDNKTGKADFKKWEKGVKLSNNLKTVRSAKDFFFPKAERIVDYKVDGKNVTVEDPRKDIEDFVVFGVRSCDAVGFSVIDNVYLNMAPVDSYYKNRREHGTVIVLACNEPEKTCFCSTYGIDAALESDKNGSSGDVSAWLSDGKYFFKANTEKGKKFVEAAKTLLTESDEKAVDAVKKEIKAKIEKLPFAHLDISKFGKVSPAQMNTIFNSKIWEKVAEPCVGCGSCTYVCPTCMCFDVRDFDTGNGIRQVRCWDSCMYSDFTQMAGANPRVSQKERSRQRFMHKLVYYPMAHEGLFQCVGCGRCLESCPVNMNIVKVIKAVQETDDIGGDK
- a CDS encoding 4Fe-4S dicluster domain-containing protein; translation: MENKEYLKETVLIKSGVNPKKCMVCGKCSATCPNYDAMEYHPHQFVQMVENGDLEKLMQSKSIYACLSCFACLERCPRQVEPAKLIDAVRQVVEGQRGHHHLDPSQVPEFLDDDMPQQAIVSAFRKYKK
- a CDS encoding hydrogenase iron-sulfur subunit; this encodes MSENKSWTPKIVAFCCNWCSYAGADLAGNNRLEYPGNVKIIRIPCSCRLNPLFILRAFQRGADGVILCGCHPGDCHYSTGNYFARRRMTLLFSMLDFLGVEKGRTRVEWCSAAEGVRFAGIMNDFVKQITELGENKKLEDVRCKTN
- the fumC gene encoding class II fumarate hydratase, which encodes MEYKIEHDSMGEVKVPADKYWGAQTERSHENFDIGVGIETMPREITRAFGYLKKAAAMANNSLKPEKMTDEKLKVISQACEEVINGSLNEHFPLVVWQTGSGTQSNMNANEVIANRANEIAGKKLCHPNDDINMSQSSNDTFPTALHISAVFVIEDKLIPAIDTLVSTFKKLEKENEGIVKSGRTHLQDAVPIAFEQEISGWRTSLERDKEMLLSSLPYLKQLALGGTAVGTGLNAPKGFDKKVAECVSKLTGKDFITAPNKFHALTSKDELVFAHGAIKALAADMMKIANDVRWLASGPRDGLGEIFIPENEPGSSIMPGKVNPTQCEAVTMVAVQVMGNDAAVGFAASQGNFELNVFMPVIAYNFIQSARLLAESMVSFNKNCAVGIKANKEKMHHNLYNSLMLVTALNPYIGYENAAKTAHKAFDENISLKEACVGLGFLTAEKFDEVFKPESMAFPQSK
- a CDS encoding CoB--CoM heterodisulfide reductase iron-sulfur subunit A family protein, producing MERIGVFVCHCGTNIAGTVDVAKVAEELGKVPGVAYSTHYTYMCSSAGQQMIEDHIKDDKLTGVVLCSCSPRMHEKTFRSCAERAGLNPYKVEVANIREQTSWVMKDIEKATEKAIALGKAAVAKAILDTPLTPGETPMTKRALVIGGGIAGITAALDIADAGFPVDIVEKDYTVGGKMAKLDKTFPTLDCASCIVTPKMTEVSQNSNIRILSYSEVCRVSGYIGNFEIDIKRHPRYVDEVKCTGCGACVEKCPNKKVPNAFNLNLNNRKAIDIPFAQAVPKIANISPLHCLHMKGLQNGKDNVCGFCEKVCAAGAIDFHQKEKIITEKYGAIVVATGYNPIELEKFDEYAYNQSPDVVSSLEFERLCNASGPTNGHLLRPSDGKEPKTIVFVQCVGSRCSADSTKGHEYCSKICCMYTAKHAILTRDHYPDTECYVFYIDVRTPGKLFDEFYRRAVEQYGVHYIKGQVGKVTPQADGSLDVQGSDLILNKQLHIKADMVVLAASIEPDKSARPLATMLTTSMDNNDFFLEAHAKLRPVESPTAGIFLAGCCQGPKDIPETVAQSSGAAAKAICLLVKDKLKGDPCTANPNENMCNGCEQCANVCPYGAITYVDKDFRGPNRTTITRHVSQVNSAMCHGCGACTVTCPSGAMDLRGFSNKQILAEVDSVL
- a CDS encoding CoB--CoM heterodisulfide reductase iron-sulfur subunit B family protein, translated to MIYSYFPGCTLKNKAQDLDFYARKSAEALGFTLEEIPDWQCCGGEYPMATDEIATKLSSVRALADAQKKGHELVTLCSACYNVIKQVNNDVATDETIDFKVNNYLKQDEIEYHGETKVLHYLEILRDVVGWDNVKKAVKNPFTGKKIGAYYGCLLLRPAKVLQLDDPEDPKLLEDFIKAIGGTPVIYAQRNECCGAYTMFEDKSIPQKRVKTILNNAEDMGADFLATSCPLCRYNLLKNKGESKLDVIYFTELLAQALGLKEAK
- a CDS encoding 4Fe-4S dicluster domain-containing protein, which produces MQDKLIARAKELLASGKVHKVVGWKKGLFDDDITPAVFNSAEELDKDFVFNKYCKANLSKYLVKITQEIEIAKSTTRMNNSMAKQRDPNAEDKPIPQAVALVFLKPSDTYSFTQLLKEKRITREDVYAIGVPCQDTLDGQDVCKSCKGKKHVSCDELIGVDEAKEAELEPNTERMEEVAKFEAMTTEERYEFWRDEFSRCIRCNACRNVCPACTCEKCVFDNNDLYTSQKVAQTSFEEDLFHIIRAWHVAGRCTDCGECSRVCPQNIPLYLLNRKFIKDINEIYGEYQAGADMESKPAMLHYETTDPETTIVYDRSKDGGEE